In Deinococcus gobiensis I-0, one genomic interval encodes:
- a CDS encoding zinc-dependent alcohol dehydrogenase, with amino-acid sequence MKAVVWQGTNRIGVETVPDPSILLPTDAIVRVTSTAICGSDLHLLDGYIPSMEKGDILGHEFMGEVVEVGRDVKKLKAGDRVVVPFNLACGVCDPCRRGLFSACDNSNPNHRMAEAMYGGVSGGGLFGYSHIYGGYAGGQAQYVRVPFADVGPFKIESDLRDEQVLFLTDIFPTGYQAAENCGIVPGRDVVAVFGAGPVGQFAARSAQMLGAAHVIVIDRVPERLKMAAASGAQTINYEQEDVLVALREATGGRGPDHVIDAVGLEAHGHGPGALLDTAQQKLRLTFDRITALRWAIMSCAKGGTVSMPGVYGGLVNELPLGAAFAKGLTFRMGQTHTHRYLPDLLGRIEGGEIDPSFVITHRAGLSEAPDLYKTFRDKKHGCIKVVLNPWA; translated from the coding sequence ATGAAGGCCGTCGTCTGGCAGGGCACGAACAGGATCGGCGTCGAGACGGTGCCGGACCCCTCGATCCTCCTTCCGACCGACGCCATCGTGCGCGTCACCTCGACGGCCATCTGCGGCTCGGACCTGCACCTGCTCGACGGATACATCCCGAGCATGGAAAAGGGCGACATCCTGGGCCACGAGTTCATGGGCGAAGTCGTCGAGGTCGGCCGGGACGTGAAGAAGCTGAAGGCCGGCGACCGCGTGGTCGTGCCCTTCAACCTCGCCTGCGGGGTGTGCGACCCCTGCCGGCGGGGCCTGTTCAGCGCCTGCGACAACTCCAACCCCAACCACCGCATGGCCGAGGCGATGTACGGCGGGGTCAGCGGCGGCGGACTGTTCGGGTACTCGCACATCTACGGCGGCTACGCGGGCGGGCAGGCCCAGTACGTGCGTGTGCCCTTCGCCGACGTGGGCCCCTTCAAGATCGAGTCCGACCTGCGCGACGAGCAGGTGCTGTTCCTCACCGACATCTTCCCGACCGGGTATCAGGCGGCCGAGAACTGCGGCATCGTGCCCGGCCGCGACGTGGTGGCCGTGTTCGGCGCCGGGCCGGTGGGTCAGTTCGCCGCCCGCAGCGCGCAGATGCTGGGAGCCGCGCACGTCATCGTGATCGACCGCGTGCCCGAGCGCCTGAAGATGGCCGCCGCCTCGGGCGCGCAGACCATCAACTACGAACAGGAAGACGTGCTGGTCGCGCTGCGCGAGGCGACGGGCGGGCGCGGCCCCGACCACGTCATCGACGCGGTGGGCCTCGAAGCCCACGGGCACGGCCCCGGCGCACTGCTCGACACCGCGCAGCAGAAGCTCCGGCTTACCTTCGACCGTATCACGGCCCTGCGCTGGGCGATCATGAGCTGCGCCAAGGGCGGCACCGTGAGCATGCCCGGGGTATACGGCGGGCTGGTCAACGAGCTGCCGCTGGGCGCGGCCTTCGCCAAGGGCCTGACCTTCCGCATGGGCCAGACGCACACGCACCGGTACCTGCCCGACCTGCTAGGCCGGATTGAGGGCGGCGAGATCGACCCGAGCTTCGTCATCACGCACCGCGCGGGTCTGAGTGAAGCGCCGGACCTCTACAAGACCTTCCGCGACAAGAAACACGGCTGTATCAAGGTGGTCCTGAACCCCTGGGCCTGA
- a CDS encoding META domain-containing protein, which produces MKTLLALLAVALGPAPVLAAGLTAPRTAPVTAPGSVPATTAPAPLNGIWRLVGEVELDGLRGGVAVRPQLVISGDRVSGQLGCGRFTGTVQATGSEISLKVTALPPRANERCLFAIPGNFYRVLNAADHYVINGSTQRLVLFSDAGRLTFERVGYVTPVRR; this is translated from the coding sequence ATGAAGACCCTTCTGGCCCTGCTCGCCGTGGCCCTCGGCCCGGCCCCGGTCCTCGCCGCCGGCCTGACGGCGCCCCGCACCGCGCCGGTCACGGCTCCGGGTTCTGTGCCCGCAACCACCGCGCCCGCGCCCCTCAACGGCATCTGGCGGCTGGTGGGCGAGGTCGAGCTGGACGGCCTGCGTGGCGGCGTCGCCGTGCGCCCGCAACTCGTGATCTCCGGCGACCGCGTGTCGGGCCAGCTCGGCTGCGGGCGCTTCACCGGGACCGTCCAGGCGACGGGCAGCGAGATCAGCCTCAAGGTCACGGCCCTGCCCCCGCGCGCGAACGAACGCTGCCTCTTCGCCATTCCCGGCAACTTCTACCGCGTCCTGAACGCCGCCGACCACTACGTCATCAATGGCAGCACGCAGCGCCTCGTGCTGTTTTCCGATGCGGGCCGCCTGACCTTTGAGCGCGTCGGCTACGTGACGCCCGTCCGCCGCTGA
- a CDS encoding amino acid transporter encodes MTTSPPSPLSPPAPAASAPPVPEATHSWWRVMCLTGVDYFSTLGYQPGIAAVAAGALAPVATLVLVALTLLGALPVYRRVAAESPHGEGSVRMLERLLPGWPSKLLVLVLLGFAATDFMITITLSAADAAAHLVQNPLVRDHIAGWQMPATLALVLLLGGVFLKGMREAIGLAVALVGTYLALNVAVIARGLLEVAHHPAVLSGWQGTLAHYHGGWGGVALTALIVFPKLALGLSGFETGVSVMPQVRGGAGADEAAGRVRHTRHLLVTAALIMSTLLLGSSLVVTLLVPPAALQTGGVASGRALAYLAHAQFGEGFGTLYDLSTILILWFAGASALTGLLNIVPRFLPRYGMAPEWATATRPLTLVFTAIGIFITLLFRADVDAQGGAYATGVLVLMSSAAFAVTLSAWRARQRVAPAFALVTLVFIYTTVLNVIERPDGLRIASLFILGILGVSLVSRVNRSTELRLSGVSLDLAAREFVQGAARSGALRLIAHRPDILTAREYRDKAREARLKTHLPDGGPVLFLEITVAGASDFGGTLEVHGHTVGVHQVLRASAPAVPNAIAALLLHLRAQTGIVPDVYFGWDEKGPLTNAANFLMFGEGDIAPLTREVLRKAEPDAEQRPLVHVGG; translated from the coding sequence ATGACCACCTCTCCACCTTCTCCGCTGTCCCCCCCGGCCCCCGCCGCCTCCGCCCCCCCCGTGCCGGAAGCCACGCACTCCTGGTGGCGGGTGATGTGCCTGACCGGCGTGGACTACTTCTCGACGCTAGGCTACCAGCCGGGCATCGCGGCGGTGGCGGCGGGCGCGCTGGCTCCGGTCGCCACGCTGGTCCTCGTGGCCCTGACCCTGCTGGGGGCGCTGCCGGTCTACCGCCGGGTCGCCGCCGAGAGCCCGCACGGCGAGGGCAGCGTGCGCATGCTCGAACGCCTGCTCCCCGGCTGGCCCAGCAAGCTGCTGGTGCTCGTGCTGCTGGGCTTCGCGGCCACGGATTTCATGATTACCATCACGCTCTCGGCGGCCGATGCGGCGGCCCACCTCGTCCAGAACCCGCTGGTGCGCGACCACATCGCCGGGTGGCAGATGCCCGCCACGCTGGCGCTCGTGTTGCTGCTGGGCGGGGTGTTCCTCAAGGGGATGCGCGAGGCCATCGGGCTGGCGGTGGCCCTGGTGGGCACCTACCTCGCCCTGAACGTGGCCGTCATCGCGCGCGGGCTGCTGGAGGTCGCGCACCACCCGGCGGTCCTGAGCGGCTGGCAGGGCACGCTGGCGCATTACCACGGCGGCTGGGGCGGGGTCGCCCTGACTGCCCTGATCGTCTTTCCCAAGCTGGCGCTGGGGCTCTCGGGCTTCGAGACGGGCGTGAGCGTCATGCCGCAGGTGCGCGGCGGGGCCGGGGCCGACGAGGCGGCGGGCCGCGTGCGCCACACCCGGCACCTGCTCGTCACGGCCGCCCTCATCATGAGCACGCTGCTGCTGGGCAGCAGTCTGGTGGTCACGCTGCTCGTGCCGCCCGCCGCCCTCCAGACCGGCGGGGTGGCCAGCGGGCGCGCGCTGGCCTACCTCGCGCACGCGCAGTTCGGCGAGGGCTTCGGGACGCTGTACGACCTCTCGACCATCCTGATCCTGTGGTTCGCCGGGGCCTCGGCCCTGACCGGCCTGCTCAACATCGTGCCGCGCTTCCTGCCGCGCTACGGCATGGCCCCCGAATGGGCGACCGCCACCCGTCCGCTGACGCTGGTGTTCACGGCCATCGGCATCTTCATCACCCTGCTGTTCCGCGCCGACGTGGACGCCCAGGGCGGAGCCTACGCGACCGGCGTGCTGGTCCTGATGAGCAGCGCGGCCTTCGCGGTGACCCTCTCGGCGTGGCGGGCCCGGCAGCGCGTGGCGCCGGCCTTCGCCCTCGTGACCTTGGTGTTCATCTACACGACGGTCCTGAACGTCATCGAGCGGCCCGACGGCCTGCGGATCGCCAGCCTGTTCATCCTGGGCATCCTGGGCGTGAGCCTCGTGTCGCGCGTGAACCGCAGTACCGAACTGCGCCTGAGCGGGGTCAGCCTCGATCTCGCCGCCCGCGAGTTCGTGCAGGGCGCGGCCCGCAGCGGCGCCCTGCGCCTGATCGCCCACCGGCCCGACATCCTGACGGCGCGCGAATACCGCGACAAGGCCCGCGAGGCCCGGCTCAAGACCCACCTGCCCGACGGCGGCCCGGTGCTGTTCCTGGAAATCACGGTGGCGGGGGCCAGCGACTTCGGCGGCACGCTGGAAGTGCACGGGCACACGGTGGGGGTGCATCAGGTGCTGCGGGCCTCGGCCCCGGCGGTGCCCAACGCCATCGCCGCGCTGCTGCTGCATCTGCGCGCCCAGACCGGCATCGTGCCCGACGTGTATTTCGGCTGGGACGAGAAGGGCCCCCTGACGAACGCCGCGAATTTCCTGATGTTCGGGGAGGGTGACATCGCGCCCCTGACCCGCGAAGTGCTGCGCAAGGCCGAGCCGGACGCCGAACAGCGGCCACTGGTCCACGTCGGCGGCTGA
- a CDS encoding SRPBCC family protein: MTTHSGKAGAQMTPAERVAYGILGVGLSAMGLRGGHPAQRLLLGAAGVAVAAQALTGRHPLATALKIEQNADGEVKVSDAVTIGQDADKLYARWRDLASLPGLMTHLEQVEVLSEKRSRWTVKAPAGTHVGWEAEITADEPGKRLAWASLPGATIENSGEVLFRPAPGDRGTEVVVRLGYKPPGGATGAVVARMLGQEPGQQLRDDLMRFKREQELGYAPTARGQSSGRAGAGTGTQEGRV, encoded by the coding sequence ATGACGACACACAGCGGGAAAGCGGGGGCACAGATGACCCCGGCAGAGCGGGTCGCCTACGGCATTCTGGGGGTGGGTCTGAGCGCGATGGGCCTGCGCGGCGGCCATCCGGCGCAGCGGCTGCTGCTGGGCGCGGCGGGGGTGGCCGTCGCGGCGCAGGCCCTGACCGGCCGGCATCCCCTGGCGACCGCCCTGAAGATCGAGCAGAACGCGGACGGCGAGGTCAAGGTGAGCGACGCGGTGACCATCGGCCAGGACGCGGACAAGCTGTATGCCCGCTGGCGTGACCTCGCCTCGCTGCCCGGCCTCATGACCCATCTGGAACAGGTGGAAGTCCTCAGCGAGAAGCGCTCGCGCTGGACCGTGAAGGCCCCGGCCGGAACGCACGTGGGTTGGGAAGCCGAGATCACGGCCGACGAGCCGGGCAAGCGGCTGGCCTGGGCCTCGCTGCCGGGGGCGACCATCGAGAACAGCGGCGAGGTGCTCTTCCGGCCTGCGCCGGGCGACCGGGGCACCGAAGTGGTCGTGCGCCTGGGCTACAAGCCGCCCGGCGGCGCGACCGGGGCCGTGGTGGCCCGCATGCTGGGCCAGGAGCCGGGCCAGCAGCTGCGCGACGACCTGATGCGCTTCAAGCGGGAGCAGGAACTGGGCTACGCGCCCACCGCCCGGGGCCAGAGCAGCGGCCGCGCCGGGGCCGGAACGGGCACGCAGGAGGGACGGGTATGA
- a CDS encoding AI-2E family transporter, producing MTAPPPAPPFAALRRLWTWPLFQLAVVLLLLWGLLRVMGEVRAVLLSVAVAYLIAHLTNPVLRWLSARRVPRPLGITLLFLALLGLLAALSPLIVTTAREVQSLAAQAPQLLDRLNAELRSLSAHSPLLAGAQTQLSDWITQNAHTLPARLSRSAGELLSPRGALVSGVLGAFGLLGHAFITLVISIYMMAIYPQIGPFLLRLLPLRYQPGALELSGHVGRAVGGYFRGQITVALILGALLAAGLTLLGVPSGLAVGFLAALLNIVPYLGVVMSLIPALLLALPLGGLKVALVGLLFLAVNQLEGHVISPRVVSHSTNLSPLGVLLAILFGVELFGILGAIVAVPFVALVKALMEAYYYPSAGYRAGAGAGGPTATGEGRTVVASAAPPSAAGPGQPRA from the coding sequence ATGACCGCGCCGCCGCCTGCTCCTCCCTTCGCCGCCCTGAGACGGCTGTGGACCTGGCCGCTGTTTCAGCTGGCCGTGGTCCTGCTGCTGCTCTGGGGCCTGCTGCGGGTGATGGGCGAGGTGCGCGCGGTGCTGCTCAGCGTGGCGGTGGCCTACCTCATCGCGCACCTCACCAACCCGGTGCTGCGCTGGCTGTCGGCGCGGCGCGTGCCCCGGCCGCTGGGCATCACGCTGCTGTTCCTGGCGCTGCTGGGGCTGCTCGCCGCCCTCTCCCCCCTGATCGTGACGACGGCGCGCGAGGTCCAGAGCCTCGCGGCGCAGGCCCCGCAACTGCTCGACCGCCTGAACGCCGAGCTGCGGTCCCTGAGCGCGCACTCGCCGCTGCTGGCCGGCGCACAGACCCAGCTCAGCGACTGGATCACCCAGAACGCCCATACCCTGCCCGCCCGGCTGAGCCGCTCGGCGGGCGAGCTGCTCTCGCCGCGCGGGGCGCTGGTGAGCGGCGTGCTGGGGGCCTTCGGGCTGCTCGGGCACGCCTTCATCACGCTGGTCATCAGCATCTACATGATGGCCATCTACCCGCAGATCGGCCCCTTCCTGCTGCGGCTGCTGCCCCTGCGCTACCAGCCGGGCGCGCTGGAACTGAGCGGACACGTGGGGCGCGCGGTCGGCGGCTACTTCCGGGGGCAGATCACGGTGGCGCTGATCCTGGGGGCGCTGCTGGCGGCGGGCCTGACGCTGCTGGGGGTGCCCTCGGGGCTGGCGGTGGGCTTCCTGGCCGCGCTGCTGAACATCGTGCCGTACCTGGGCGTGGTCATGTCGCTCATCCCGGCGTTGCTGCTCGCCCTGCCGCTGGGCGGCCTCAAGGTGGCGCTCGTGGGGCTGCTGTTCCTGGCGGTCAACCAGCTCGAGGGCCACGTCATCTCGCCGCGCGTGGTCAGCCACAGCACCAACCTCTCGCCGCTGGGGGTGCTGCTCGCCATCCTTTTCGGGGTCGAGCTGTTCGGCATTCTGGGGGCCATCGTCGCCGTGCCCTTCGTGGCGCTCGTCAAGGCACTGATGGAGGCCTACTACTACCCCAGCGCCGGCTACCGCGCGGGCGCTGGGGCGGGCGGCCCGACAGCGACCGGCGAGGGCCGGACCGTCGTCGCGTCGGCCGCGCCCCCGTCCGCCGCCGGACCGGGCCAGCCGCGCGCCTGA
- a CDS encoding GNAT family N-acetyltransferase: MDLAPTLTTERLLLRGHQAADLDDCAALWQDPEVTRYTTGQPVARQDVWTRLLRHPGHWGLLGFGYWLAFEKASGRFVGEVGLARFERDFLAGQPDLGALPEAGWVTLPWAHGQGFASEAMTAVLAWQDRQGRWPRSFCIIHPDNAPSLRLAGKLGFRPERGARRGEATWQILLRDTPGHALA, from the coding sequence ATGGACCTGGCCCCGACCCTGACCACCGAGCGCCTGCTGCTGCGGGGCCACCAGGCCGCCGACCTCGACGACTGCGCCGCCCTGTGGCAGGACCCCGAGGTGACCCGCTACACCACTGGCCAGCCCGTCGCCCGCCAGGACGTGTGGACCCGGCTGCTGCGCCATCCGGGCCACTGGGGTCTGCTGGGCTTCGGGTACTGGCTCGCCTTCGAGAAGGCCTCGGGCCGGTTCGTCGGCGAGGTGGGGCTGGCCCGGTTCGAGCGCGACTTCCTGGCGGGCCAGCCCGACCTGGGCGCACTGCCCGAGGCGGGCTGGGTCACGCTGCCCTGGGCCCACGGGCAGGGCTTCGCCTCGGAGGCGATGACGGCCGTCCTGGCCTGGCAGGACCGTCAGGGCCGCTGGCCCCGCAGCTTCTGCATCATCCACCCCGACAACGCGCCCTCGCTGCGCCTGGCCGGGAAACTGGGCTTCCGGCCGGAGCGCGGGGCGAGGCGCGGCGAGGCCACCTGGCAGATTCTCCTGCGGGACACGCCGGGCCACGCTCTGGCCTGA
- a CDS encoding AMP-binding protein, whose amino-acid sequence MFQPDREAMPLPDLRAWQLSRLQEMVARQHDRVPAYRAKFAAAGVTPGDLRRLDDLARFPVTRKSDLRDHYPLGLCAVPRTELRRMHASSGTTGKPTVVAYDDNDLEIFAEVVARSLYAAGARPGMVFHNAYGYGLFTGGLGTHAGAARLGLATVPVSGGGTERQVTLIEDLGPEVIACTPSYALVLADALAARGHRPEDIPLKYAVLGAEPWSDKTRAEVEARLGVRATNIYGLSEIIGPGVSGEDAAEQRGSYLWEDHFYPEILDPETGEVLPDGEWGVLVLSSMTRTAMPVLRYWTGDITRLLPGGNATGRTVRRMDQIRGRSDDLIILRGVNVYPTQLEAVLLGLGQVSPHYHVTLTRTGVLDELTLHVESLELGGSLRAEIERLVKAQVGVTVRCELCPPGTLARSEGGKLRRVTDLRAAR is encoded by the coding sequence ATGTTCCAACCCGACCGCGAAGCCATGCCCCTGCCCGACCTGCGTGCCTGGCAGCTTTCCCGCCTCCAGGAGATGGTCGCCCGGCAACATGACCGCGTGCCCGCCTACCGCGCCAAGTTCGCGGCGGCGGGCGTCACTCCCGGCGACCTGCGCCGCCTGGACGACCTCGCCCGCTTTCCGGTGACGCGCAAGAGCGACCTGCGCGACCACTATCCGCTGGGGCTGTGCGCGGTTCCCAGGACAGAGCTGCGCCGGATGCACGCCAGCAGCGGCACGACCGGCAAGCCGACCGTGGTGGCCTACGACGACAACGACCTGGAGATCTTCGCGGAGGTGGTGGCGCGCAGCCTGTACGCGGCGGGCGCGCGGCCCGGCATGGTCTTTCACAACGCCTACGGTTACGGTCTGTTCACCGGCGGGCTGGGCACCCACGCGGGCGCCGCGCGCCTGGGGCTGGCGACCGTGCCGGTGTCGGGCGGGGGGACCGAGCGGCAGGTCACGCTCATCGAGGACCTGGGTCCCGAGGTGATCGCCTGCACGCCCAGCTACGCACTCGTGCTCGCCGACGCCCTGGCGGCGCGCGGCCACCGCCCGGAGGACATTCCCCTGAAATACGCCGTGCTGGGCGCCGAGCCCTGGTCGGACAAGACCCGCGCCGAGGTCGAGGCGCGCCTGGGCGTGCGGGCCACCAACATCTACGGGCTCTCGGAGATCATCGGTCCCGGCGTGAGCGGCGAGGACGCCGCCGAGCAGCGCGGCAGCTACCTGTGGGAGGACCACTTCTATCCCGAAATTCTCGATCCGGAGACCGGCGAGGTCCTGCCCGACGGCGAATGGGGCGTGCTCGTCCTGAGCAGCATGACGCGCACGGCCATGCCGGTGCTGCGCTACTGGACCGGCGACATCACCCGCCTGTTGCCCGGCGGGAACGCCACCGGACGCACGGTGCGCCGCATGGACCAGATCCGGGGCCGCAGCGACGACCTCATCATCCTGCGCGGCGTCAACGTGTACCCCACCCAGCTCGAAGCCGTGCTGCTGGGGCTGGGGCAGGTCAGCCCGCACTACCACGTCACCCTGACGCGCACCGGGGTGCTCGACGAGCTGACCCTGCACGTCGAGAGCCTGGAGCTGGGCGGCTCCCTGCGCGCCGAAATCGAACGGCTCGTCAAGGCGCAGGTGGGCGTGACCGTGCGCTGCGAGCTGTGCCCGCCCGGCACCCTGGCCCGCAGCGAGGGCGGCAAGCTGCGCCGCGTGACCGACCTGCGGGCGGCGCGGTAG